A window from Salvelinus fontinalis isolate EN_2023a chromosome 8, ASM2944872v1, whole genome shotgun sequence encodes these proteins:
- the LOC129860909 gene encoding pre-mRNA-splicing factor SPF27 isoform X1 → MSGTSSVAGEVFVDALPYFDQGYDAAGVREAAAALVEEETRRYRPTKNYLNYIPTPDFTTFETEIMRNEFERLAARQPLELLSMKRYELPAPSSGQKNDITAWQDCVNNSMAQLEHQAVRIENLELMAHYGTNAWKVYNDNLAFMIELAQKELQKCRKQIQDLNWQRKNDQLAGGAKLRELESNWVSLVSKNYEIERAIVQLENEVGQLKQQQGDENKENIRQDF, encoded by the exons ATGTCTGGAACTTCATCAGTAGCTGGTGAAGTATTTGTAGATGCCCTACCGTATTTTGACCAGGGTTATGATGCAGCTGGCGTCAGAGAGGCG GCAGCAGCCTTGGTAGAAGAGGAGACTCGCAGATACAGACCTACAAAGAACTATCTCAATTATATACCCACACCTGATTTCACTACCTTTGAA ACTGAAATCATGAGGAACGAGTTTGAGAGGCTAGCAgcccggcagcctctggaacttcTCAGCATGAAGAG ATATGAGCTTCCAGCTCCATCGTCAGGGCAGAAGAATGACATCACTGCATGGCAGGACTGTGTGAACAACTCCATGGCTCAGCTGGAGCATCAGGCAGTGCGCATTGAGAACCTGGAGCTCATGGCACACTATGGCACCAACGCATGGAAGGTCTACAATGA TAACCTGGCCTTTATGATTGAATTGGCTCAAAAAGAACTACAGAAATGTAG AAAGCAGATTCAGGACTTGAACTGGCAACGAAAGAATGATCAGCTTGCAGGCGGGGCCAAGCTGAGAGAGTTGGAGTCAAA TTGGGTGTCCCTCGTAAGTAAGAACTATGAGATTGAACGTGCCATTGTCCAGTTGGAGAATGAAGTTGGACAGCTCAAACAGCAACAGGGTGACGAGAACAAGGAAAATATTCGACAGGACTTCTAG
- the LOC129860909 gene encoding pre-mRNA-splicing factor SPF27 isoform X2: MRNEFERLAARQPLELLSMKRYELPAPSSGQKNDITAWQDCVNNSMAQLEHQAVRIENLELMAHYGTNAWKVYNDNLAFMIELAQKELQKCRKQIQDLNWQRKNDQLAGGAKLRELESNWVSLVSKNYEIERAIVQLENEVGQLKQQQGDENKENIRQDF, from the exons ATGAGGAACGAGTTTGAGAGGCTAGCAgcccggcagcctctggaacttcTCAGCATGAAGAG ATATGAGCTTCCAGCTCCATCGTCAGGGCAGAAGAATGACATCACTGCATGGCAGGACTGTGTGAACAACTCCATGGCTCAGCTGGAGCATCAGGCAGTGCGCATTGAGAACCTGGAGCTCATGGCACACTATGGCACCAACGCATGGAAGGTCTACAATGA TAACCTGGCCTTTATGATTGAATTGGCTCAAAAAGAACTACAGAAATGTAG AAAGCAGATTCAGGACTTGAACTGGCAACGAAAGAATGATCAGCTTGCAGGCGGGGCCAAGCTGAGAGAGTTGGAGTCAAA TTGGGTGTCCCTCGTAAGTAAGAACTATGAGATTGAACGTGCCATTGTCCAGTTGGAGAATGAAGTTGGACAGCTCAAACAGCAACAGGGTGACGAGAACAAGGAAAATATTCGACAGGACTTCTAG